The following are from one region of the Bradyrhizobium septentrionale genome:
- a CDS encoding NAD(P)/FAD-dependent oxidoreductase, producing MKTNDVEILVIGAGIVGIATAYYLAVEHKRARLLIVDEGQPMALTSAQSGENYRNWWPHPTMADFTNHSTDLMEEIARRSGNRIHMTRRGYLLVTREERPEELLQQLHAGYGEQAAKLIRMHEGSSSGYVPPHSADWHSAPDGVDVLQGRNLIQAHYPTFDKEVATALHIRRAGDISGQQLGQYMLETMRPLGAQFQQAKVVGIAKTDRFAVDVLADGARRTIKADIIVNAAGPFAAHVAAMHGEQLPIVNVLQQKIAFADRNRAVDRKMPFAIDLDGQTLAWSDDEREALAAAPEFSRLLQPMPGSIHCRPDGGDNGEWIKLGWAFNAEQTTEPVREPELNPYFPEVVLRAASRLQPRLAHYLGALPRDRVHYGGYYPMAKENWPLIGAAKTPGVFLATALSGYGTMGACATGDLCARAVVGAPVPAFARSLSLARYQDKALMDELAASESRGLL from the coding sequence GTGAAGACCAATGACGTCGAAATCCTGGTGATCGGTGCGGGTATTGTCGGCATCGCCACGGCCTATTACCTCGCGGTCGAGCACAAGCGCGCGCGTCTGCTCATCGTCGACGAGGGCCAGCCGATGGCATTGACCTCGGCGCAGTCGGGCGAGAATTACCGCAACTGGTGGCCGCACCCGACGATGGCCGACTTTACCAATCACTCCACCGACCTGATGGAGGAGATCGCGCGCCGCAGCGGCAACCGCATCCACATGACGCGGCGCGGATATCTCCTGGTCACGCGCGAGGAGAGACCTGAAGAATTGCTGCAGCAATTACACGCCGGCTATGGCGAGCAGGCCGCAAAGCTGATCCGCATGCATGAAGGATCGAGTAGCGGCTATGTGCCGCCGCATTCGGCCGACTGGCACAGCGCGCCCGATGGTGTCGACGTCCTGCAGGGGCGCAATTTGATTCAGGCGCATTACCCGACCTTCGACAAGGAGGTCGCGACCGCGCTGCACATCCGCCGTGCCGGCGACATCAGTGGCCAGCAGCTCGGCCAGTATATGCTGGAGACCATGCGGCCGCTTGGTGCGCAATTCCAGCAGGCAAAAGTCGTCGGCATTGCGAAAACCGATCGCTTTGCCGTCGATGTGCTGGCCGATGGCGCGAGACGAACCATCAAGGCCGATATCATCGTCAATGCGGCCGGCCCGTTTGCCGCGCATGTGGCGGCGATGCATGGCGAGCAGCTTCCGATCGTCAACGTGCTGCAGCAGAAGATCGCGTTCGCCGACCGCAACCGCGCGGTCGATCGCAAAATGCCGTTTGCGATCGATCTCGACGGCCAGACCCTGGCCTGGTCCGATGACGAGCGCGAGGCGCTTGCAGCTGCGCCGGAATTTTCGCGCCTGCTGCAGCCGATGCCGGGCAGCATCCATTGCCGGCCCGACGGCGGCGATAACGGCGAGTGGATCAAGCTCGGCTGGGCCTTCAATGCCGAGCAGACCACGGAGCCGGTCCGCGAGCCGGAGCTGAATCCCTATTTTCCCGAGGTGGTGCTGCGCGCGGCGAGCCGGCTGCAGCCACGGCTCGCGCACTATCTCGGCGCGCTGCCGCGCGACCGCGTGCATTATGGCGGCTACTATCCGATGGCGAAGGAGAACTGGCCGCTGATCGGGGCGGCCAAGACACCAGGCGTGTTCCTGGCCACCGCGCTGTCCGGCTACGGCACGATGGGCGCCTGCGCCACCGGCGATCTCTGTGCCCGCGCCGTCGTCGGCGCGCCCGTGCCGGCCTTCGCCCGCAGCCTTTCGCTCGCGCGCTACCAGGACAAGGCGCTGATGGACGAACTCGCGGCGAGCGAAAGCCGGGGATTGCTGTAG
- a CDS encoding amino acid ABC transporter substrate-binding protein, whose protein sequence is MNQTFKQLICIAFLSIAVSAPAQAQSAGGTLAKIRDAGEIRLGHRDVSVPFSYLDDNQKPVGFAMDLCARIVEAVKDELKLPALQTRLQPIQLSTQIPLIENGTIDIVCGPATNTLERQKVVAFSTTIFVSSIRAVVQKDAPIKSFEDLAGRPVSLTSGSTSIGLLSARAQAKTFQTKNILTPDHAASFLALTTGRSDAFVMDDILLASLIAGSPNPANWRIIDDSLRTEPYGLIIRKGDPEFKALVDKTLVAMMKSNEFQQLYAKWFTQPIPPKNVNLNFPMTAPLKDAVANPNDKGV, encoded by the coding sequence ATGAATCAGACCTTCAAGCAATTGATCTGCATAGCTTTTCTTTCAATTGCGGTATCCGCCCCGGCACAGGCCCAGTCGGCCGGCGGCACGCTGGCCAAGATCCGCGACGCCGGCGAGATCCGGCTCGGCCACCGCGACGTCTCGGTCCCGTTCTCCTATCTCGACGACAACCAGAAGCCAGTCGGCTTCGCCATGGACCTCTGCGCGCGGATCGTCGAGGCGGTGAAGGACGAGCTCAAGCTGCCCGCGCTGCAGACCAGGCTGCAGCCGATCCAACTCTCGACCCAGATCCCGCTGATCGAGAACGGCACCATCGACATCGTCTGCGGTCCCGCCACCAACACGCTGGAGCGGCAGAAGGTGGTGGCCTTCAGCACCACGATTTTCGTGTCGAGCATCCGCGCGGTGGTGCAGAAGGACGCGCCGATCAAGAGCTTCGAGGATCTCGCCGGCCGGCCGGTCTCGCTGACCTCAGGCTCGACCTCGATCGGGCTGTTGAGCGCGCGCGCCCAGGCGAAGACCTTTCAGACCAAGAATATCCTGACGCCGGATCATGCCGCCTCGTTCCTCGCACTGACCACCGGGCGCAGCGATGCCTTCGTGATGGATGACATCCTGCTCGCCAGCCTGATCGCGGGCAGCCCCAACCCCGCAAACTGGCGCATCATCGACGACAGCCTGCGCACCGAGCCCTACGGGCTGATCATCCGCAAGGGCGATCCGGAGTTCAAGGCGCTGGTCGACAAGACGCTGGTCGCCATGATGAAGAGCAACGAATTCCAGCAGCTCTACGCAAAATGGTTCACGCAGCCGATCCCGCCGAAGAACGTGAACCTGAATTTCCCGATGACCGCGCCGCTGAAGGACGCGGTCGCCAATCCGAACGACAAGGGCGTGTGA
- a CDS encoding GntR family transcriptional regulator, with protein MREALRAAISSGELAPGLQLRQDELAARFGTSRIPVREALRQLEAEGFVTFLPNRGAVVSDLSVDEVIELLEIRIALECHALRLAIPAMGEIDLEQATKILRAYDTEPDPAQWGAFNWKFHATLYAPCNRPRLLSMIEANYGHVGRFTRALVSQATGKERPQREHYKLLEFCRDGEAKKAVRLLREHIEETQKTLRSAQRQALRDAGSFT; from the coding sequence GTGCGCGAAGCGCTGCGGGCTGCGATCAGCTCGGGCGAGCTCGCGCCCGGATTGCAGCTGCGTCAGGACGAACTCGCCGCCCGGTTCGGGACCAGCCGCATCCCGGTGCGCGAGGCGTTGCGCCAGCTCGAGGCCGAGGGCTTTGTCACGTTCCTGCCCAACCGCGGCGCGGTCGTCTCCGACCTGTCGGTCGACGAGGTGATCGAGCTGCTCGAGATCCGGATCGCGCTCGAATGTCATGCGTTGCGTTTGGCGATCCCCGCAATGGGCGAGATCGATCTCGAGCAGGCGACGAAAATCCTGCGCGCCTACGACACCGAACCTGATCCGGCGCAATGGGGCGCCTTCAACTGGAAATTCCACGCCACACTCTACGCGCCGTGCAATCGCCCGCGCCTGCTCTCAATGATCGAGGCGAATTACGGCCATGTCGGCCGCTTCACGCGGGCGCTGGTGTCGCAAGCGACCGGCAAGGAACGTCCGCAACGCGAGCATTACAAGTTGCTCGAATTCTGCCGCGACGGCGAGGCCAAGAAGGCCGTCCGGCTGCTGCGCGAGCATATCGAGGAAACGCAGAAGACGCTGCGCTCGGCGCAGCGTCAGGCGTTGCGCGATGCGGGCAGCTTCACCTGA
- a CDS encoding SLC26A/SulP transporter family protein has protein sequence MHDVLGGSAASVLGITFGLSYALLIFAGPLSPYLSYGVAATFISSAVLATFIALGSSLPFAVGGPDTSTAAVTGILMASLVERIGAANPAAPLLGPALITLGLSTIITGLTLCGLGLTRMGRAIRYVPYPVVGGFLGATGLLIVLGAVRVITGYPVQHDTLFRFTNVITISELSAACAMALVLYLTWHRSRTPFGLPIILVGGVIAAHLAFWIIGLTPEEAHLTGWTFAPPPASTFMLPWHMAELGHYPWSTVPDLLGNLIAVVFVTAASTLFNTTGIEVAVHREANLERELNITGFANILTGALAGYAGCISVSRSILNFSSGGRGRLSGLTVAAISLLMLAVAPQLLGYMPKFVLGGLLLYLGADQLHKWMIESRKRLSQTEYVSLLAIIVIIVAWGFVPGILIGVIIGCATFALSAARVEAIKYGFDGSEYRSSLDRSRDDQEVLLAHGGKIQGVTLQSYLFFGSANRLYQHVKTLLREHPECRYLLFDFKLVTGIDSSAAYSFAQIKRSAHEVGVELVLVHLTAKAEQVLRSSDFITEGVTMIDELDRALEWSENQIIGQHQELAQEEADLRGWFTAMLDSQDDADTLIRRCQRIEVDAGEIIVHAGDAADSMHFILDGRLGIMVPAEDGRTTRVRSLGRYTTIGEMGLVAHTPRSATIQAETASVLYVLNTHQFAAIRDEDSELSHKLLTYFVSVMAERLTFANRTIAVLRR, from the coding sequence ATGCACGACGTGCTCGGCGGGAGCGCGGCCAGTGTGCTCGGCATCACGTTCGGCCTGTCCTACGCGCTATTGATCTTCGCCGGGCCATTGTCGCCCTATCTGTCGTACGGCGTCGCGGCGACTTTCATCTCCTCGGCCGTGCTCGCGACATTCATTGCGCTTGGCAGCTCGCTGCCGTTCGCAGTCGGCGGCCCCGACACCTCCACCGCCGCGGTGACGGGAATCCTGATGGCCTCGCTGGTCGAGCGCATCGGTGCCGCCAATCCGGCGGCGCCGCTGCTCGGGCCCGCGCTGATCACGCTCGGACTCTCGACCATCATCACCGGCCTGACGCTGTGCGGCCTCGGCCTGACGCGGATGGGCCGCGCGATCCGCTACGTCCCCTATCCCGTGGTCGGCGGCTTCCTCGGCGCGACCGGCCTGTTGATTGTGCTGGGTGCGGTCAGGGTGATTACCGGTTACCCCGTGCAGCACGACACCCTGTTCCGCTTCACGAATGTGATCACGATTTCCGAGCTCAGCGCCGCCTGCGCGATGGCGCTGGTGTTGTATCTGACCTGGCATCGCTCGCGCACACCGTTTGGCCTGCCGATCATCCTGGTCGGCGGCGTGATCGCGGCGCATCTCGCGTTCTGGATCATCGGGCTCACGCCCGAGGAAGCGCATCTGACCGGCTGGACCTTCGCGCCGCCGCCGGCATCGACCTTCATGCTGCCGTGGCACATGGCCGAGCTTGGGCATTATCCGTGGTCAACAGTGCCGGACCTGCTCGGCAACCTGATCGCCGTCGTCTTCGTCACGGCGGCGAGCACATTGTTCAACACCACCGGCATCGAGGTCGCGGTGCATCGCGAGGCCAATCTCGAGCGCGAGCTCAACATCACCGGCTTCGCCAACATCCTGACCGGCGCGCTGGCCGGCTATGCCGGCTGCATCTCGGTGAGCCGCTCGATCCTCAATTTCTCCAGCGGCGGGCGGGGCCGGCTGTCGGGGCTGACGGTTGCGGCCATCTCGCTTCTGATGCTGGCGGTGGCGCCGCAGCTGCTCGGCTACATGCCGAAATTCGTGCTCGGCGGGCTGCTGCTCTATCTCGGCGCCGACCAGCTGCACAAATGGATGATCGAATCGCGCAAACGGCTGTCGCAGACCGAATATGTGTCGCTGCTGGCGATCATCGTCATCATCGTGGCCTGGGGATTCGTGCCCGGCATCCTGATCGGCGTCATCATCGGCTGCGCCACCTTTGCGCTCAGCGCGGCGCGGGTCGAGGCGATTAAATACGGCTTTGACGGCTCGGAATATCGCAGCTCACTGGATCGCTCGCGCGACGACCAGGAGGTATTGCTGGCCCATGGCGGCAAGATCCAGGGGGTGACCCTGCAGAGCTATTTGTTCTTCGGCTCCGCCAACCGACTGTACCAGCACGTCAAGACGCTGCTGCGCGAGCACCCGGAGTGCCGCTATCTGCTGTTCGACTTCAAGCTCGTCACCGGCATCGATTCATCGGCGGCCTACAGCTTTGCGCAGATCAAGCGCAGCGCGCATGAGGTCGGCGTCGAACTGGTGCTGGTGCATCTCACGGCCAAGGCCGAGCAGGTGCTGCGCTCCAGCGATTTCATCACCGAGGGCGTTACCATGATCGACGAGCTCGATCGCGCGCTGGAGTGGAGCGAGAACCAGATCATCGGACAACACCAAGAGCTTGCACAGGAGGAAGCCGATCTGCGCGGCTGGTTCACGGCGATGCTCGACAGCCAGGACGACGCCGACACGCTGATCCGGCGCTGCCAGCGCATCGAGGTCGACGCCGGCGAGATCATCGTGCACGCCGGCGACGCCGCCGATTCCATGCACTTCATCCTCGATGGCCGCCTCGGCATCATGGTGCCGGCCGAGGACGGCCGCACCACGCGGGTGCGCAGCCTCGGCCGCTACACCACGATCGGCGAGATGGGCCTCGTCGCGCACACCCCGCGCAGCGCGACCATCCAGGCCGAGACGGCAAGCGTGCTCTATGTGCTGAACACCCACCAGTTCGCGGCGATCCGCGACGAGGACTCTGAGCTCAGCCACAAGCTCCTGACCTATTTCGTGTCAGTGATGGCGGAACGGCTAACCTTCGCCAACCGCACCATCGCGGTGCTGCGAAGATAG
- a CDS encoding ISAs1 family transposase: METCFGSVPDPRAGNATHRLGDLIVMMVAASLCGAATATEFALFAETRRAVLSRLIDYDVAPSHDTFSRLLRLLDPRAFEQAFASFAAGFARALGESSGTTVATPDEVVALDGKALRRAYEQGQQAYPPLTVSAFATQTRLCLAAASPTAAENEIEAALKVIALIDLTDKIVTADALHCHRRMAEAVVEQNADYVLALKGNRGHWHKEAESLLARAPSPPVVEQTERGHGRDEWRKAEVVPVETALMPGHAAIIRITSRRDRSEPLTRLFMTSRVFSPQQALDITRAHWQVENGLHWMLDVHLAEDMNRARKDHAPANIAILKRIAKNILQMTDPPKVPISHRIKKCAWNDDYLLKALAHMR; encoded by the coding sequence CTGGAAACCTGTTTTGGATCGGTTCCCGACCCCCGAGCCGGAAACGCGACGCATCGGTTGGGCGACCTGATCGTGATGATGGTCGCCGCGAGCCTGTGCGGGGCCGCGACAGCAACCGAATTTGCGTTGTTCGCGGAGACCCGCAGGGCTGTGCTGTCTCGCCTGATCGATTACGACGTGGCCCCCAGCCACGATACTTTCTCGCGGCTTTTGCGGCTGCTGGATCCGCGGGCGTTCGAGCAGGCTTTTGCGTCGTTTGCCGCGGGTTTTGCCCGGGCGCTCGGCGAATCCAGCGGCACGACTGTGGCCACGCCAGACGAGGTGGTCGCGCTCGACGGCAAGGCCTTGCGGCGCGCCTATGAACAAGGCCAGCAGGCCTATCCGCCGCTGACGGTCTCGGCCTTCGCCACGCAAACCCGGCTTTGCCTTGCGGCCGCGTCGCCGACGGCGGCCGAGAACGAGATTGAGGCCGCCCTGAAGGTGATCGCGCTGATTGATCTGACTGACAAGATCGTCACGGCCGACGCGCTGCATTGCCATCGCCGGATGGCCGAGGCGGTCGTCGAACAGAATGCGGACTATGTGCTGGCGCTGAAAGGCAACCGTGGTCACTGGCACAAGGAAGCCGAGAGCCTGCTGGCACGAGCGCCCTCGCCACCGGTTGTCGAGCAGACGGAACGCGGTCATGGCCGCGACGAATGGCGGAAAGCTGAGGTGGTGCCGGTCGAGACCGCGCTGATGCCCGGCCATGCCGCCATCATCCGGATCACTTCCCGGCGTGATCGGTCCGAGCCGCTGACGCGCTTGTTCATGACCTCGCGCGTGTTCTCGCCGCAGCAGGCCCTCGACATCACGCGAGCCCATTGGCAGGTCGAGAACGGCCTGCACTGGATGCTTGATGTTCATCTCGCCGAGGATATGAACCGAGCTCGCAAGGACCACGCACCTGCCAACATCGCCATCCTCAAGCGAATCGCAAAAAATATCCTGCAGATGACCGACCCGCCGAAGGTCCCTATCAGCCACCGCATCAAAAAATGCGCATGGAACGACGACTACCTCCTCAAAGCCCTGGCCCATATGCGATAG